In the genome of Lathyrus oleraceus cultivar Zhongwan6 chromosome 4, CAAS_Psat_ZW6_1.0, whole genome shotgun sequence, the window AATTTCATCAAACTTCTGTCAATCAGATTGACGATGTTGTATGAGATAGAGTGTTGGACGGGGGAAAACCAACACGAGAATAAATTAAACTTAGGGGAAATGAAGATGTTGTGTTAGATGTGTGGTAAGATTAGGTATGCTAGAATGAGAAATGACATTATTAGAGAGAGAGTTTAGGTAGCACCTATCCTTAAAAAGATGGCGGAAACTTGACTTAGGGGGTTTAGGTATATGAGAGAAGACCTGTAGATTCGACAGATAGTAAAGAGAGTAGATTGGATGGAGGATAGTCAAATCACTAGAAGCAGATGAAGGCTTAGTAAAACTATAAGAGAAAGTATTAACAAAGATCAAGGATTTACTCTCTTTACAATCCTCCTTTTTCTAGTATTTCCTTTCATCCCGCGCAACATTGTCATCTTTGCTACATCGAATTTATTCTTGTGTTTGGCTTTTACCTCCCAATGCTTCATCCTATTCAACAACTGAAACCCTCATTTACCTCAGATACCCTGCATGAATATGAGAGCTTACATCTCTTTACAACTCTCCGTTGATTTGAGCAATAACCTAAGATGTTTAAACCATACTACTTGTGAGGCACTTTTCTTCTGTAACCCTTACATTTCATACACATAGTCTTACCTCTACTCAAATGGGTGCCATGTGCTTCTAAAGCTAGTCTTTAACCTCCTTTCCTCTCTTGACTCACTAAGTGAGACTATTTCCTAAATAAAAAGCATGCATCTCGAAGTTAGCTCTTGAATGTGCTATGTAAGTACATTCAAGACAGGTAAAGGTACAGGGGCATAAAATTGTCGCTTGAAGCAAATCCTATTGTTATTAATGCTAATTATATAGATACAAAAGTTTAATTTTCTAAAACTTTGTTCATATCATTTTTAAGATAGCATAATATAATTTATAAGTTGAATCGATTAAATTCACTTTCTACTAAACATCGTTGAATGTGTAATTATGCTAATTATAAAATTGGCGCTTGAAGCAAATCCTATTGTTATTAATGCTAATTATATAGATACAAAAGTTTAACTCGCTAAAACTTTGTTCATATAATTTTTAAGATAGCATAATATAATTTATAAGTTGAATCGATTAAATTCACTTTCTAGTAAACATCGTTGAATGTATAATTATGCTAATTATATATTTCCATCAAGCTTTTAAAATAAGCTTCAGTTTTTACTGTGCGTTTGTTCTTGCTCACTATGTAAGTGCATCTCCCGATCATGTTGTCCTTGCCCATGATGTTCTAATGATTCTTTCTTTATCCTATTTCCAGGTCAAACTAACCATAATGATTGAGGATCCCCGAGATGTTGAGAGAAAAAGATTACTCGGTATTGAAGATCTTGATGGCCCAACACGAGATGATCTAGTTACCGCTTTGGAAGAAGTAAGTTTTTCCTTCTATAGCAATGATTATCTAAATTGTGCTTTAATTTGTAGAAGCATGAACAGTCTAACTCGTACCAGAAGCTTTAGAGTTTATTTAAAATCTTGTTTGGAATGGAACATTTGGTCACTTTTTAGGGTAGATATATTTGGCTTATTGTCGAAGGTAGATTTTTTTAGGGTAAAATCTTGTTGCGCTATTGTCCAAAACTTCAACTTTTCAAACCTTTTGTGATAATCTAGCTAATGCTCCGTCTCACAATCCATTTTTGTGTGCTTGAACCAAACACAAGGAGTTGGATTAATATTTTTGTTTGAGAAAACGTTCTAAATAAATCTCTCCAATTACATTACATTCCATCCCACTTTCAGATTGCTAAAGTACCTTTCTGCTAGTTTTATTAACTTTCTGTTAATCACTTTTGGTAACTTCTAGCTCTAGCAGCCCTTCTACTACGTGCTTCTAAAGCCAACATGATAGCAGTTAGAGAGTAATCAGCAGTTCATTGTCTGAAAATTTTCTTTGTCTGTTTGTGTTATGTGGCATTGGCTTTTAAACTCCATATACGGTCAAAAGCTGATTTCAGATTAAAAAAAATGGTTTTGCATTTACTAGGTGAATGAAGGGAAAATTCCAAAGGATAAAGTTGTTCTCCAGATGCTTGCTGAGGAAATGAATGCATGGCCTAATTTAGAGGTATGGTTGAATTTGGGCTTGTTTTAATCTATGTTTCAGTGTGCATGTATATGAGGCAGTTGATTGCATTGTGTTTATACAGTTTGGCCTTTACTCTATCAGGTTCTTTGTATTGTTTTATTGAGGTACTATTTTTCAAGTGGATAAAAACATTAATAGTATTATAAGGCTTTGAACTTGAACTTGTACTAGTGTCTCTTTATATGCTTACTAATTTGATTAAGAGTTGTGTTTTTTTGACACAAATTTGACATAAAGTTTCGACATCAACTTGAATGGCTAACACAATTCAAAGATATTACATTCAGTAGAAGATGGTTAATGAATATATGAAGGTGAGGTGACACATCACAACTCATTATTTATCCACTCAACACAATTAACATCAATTTTAACACAATTTGGATGGTTAATCGATACTTGTAAATATGAACATTACAAAATTCTGGTTAATAGAGTCCTTCAACAGCAACAAAAAGCTCATTCTATTTCTTATACCTAAATGGATGAAGGAAAGTTACCTAAGCAAGAGGTGCACCGCGACTAGGGTCATGAATAATGCCGGTATTACTCCCTTGAGATAACCGTTTCTTTCACCGAAATCGAGACTGCGGGACCTTTACGGTGGTGATTTGAAAATTGATCCAGCACCCTTACGTTGTGCCCTGATGACCCTACCCATCCCGACTAACCTACAACTCTACCTACTGTGCGTGAAAAATGGAGCTGGAAATGGCTGAAGAGAGAAATTAACAACATATTCGAATTTCATCAACCATATAAATTGATTATCAAAATTTGATGTCAAACTTTCGTGTCAAAATATCATTTCTCTTTTATTTAACTACCTTACTTAAGAGTCTTAGTTGTAATAGGAAAACTTCAGTCACATTTTACTTTTTGCTGAAAGAAAAACTAGATAAACGTTGAAGTTTGTCTGTAGTATGAACACCACACCTCACCAAGGTAGTCAAACTTGAGATCCTATGCAAGATCGGGTTGGGGTGATTAGATCGTGAATCGGGGGATCGTAACACGGATCGTAAGATCCTACCAAATTTAGAAATTCACATATATTTTACATATAGATTAATAATATGGATATGACACTAcataatataaaaataaaattcaaataacACTAAAATTACTTTTAAAAACTGAAATTTCATAGGATAATATTCATTAAAACTAATTCAAGACAATTCCAAAACACCACAGCATTCAAAGCATTCAAAACAGTAGCAAATAATAATTGAAAACTTATAAGAAAATGGGAGAAAGATTCCAACAGCAGGGGGAGTAGTGAAAGCACCAACAACTAAAGTTCCAACAGCAGAACTTGAAGCCATGGGAGACAGGTTGAAATTTTTTTTAATGAGAATGAAAGGTTACTTTAACCGTGAAAGAGAAGATAGAGAATGAAATATTGAGTGAGACAACCATTTTATTTAAAGGAAGAGAGATGAAATAGTTTAATCGAATAAATTGGAATGAATAAATATATTTTGGGAAGTTACCCTAATCATAATATATTTTGGGAAGTTGAATAAATTCATAATTATTTGGTGGCGGAGTATTAATTACTCTTAATtattactccctccgttccttttaagtgtcactttcttgataaatttgtgtttctttttaattgtcactggtagaattcaaggtagtattaaatgcacttttgtcaaaattacccctatataattattacagagagagaaaaagtaaaatgaatgtagaatataattaagggtattataggtaaaatgAGAATTATTGTTTAAAAAGTAACATTAATAATTAGTTTtcttggtatgtgtaaaaagtcaaaatgtgacacttaaaaaggaacggagggagtatcATTTATCCTAGTTATTAGGCTGAAAAGAATCGTTTCAGATTGCAAAACTAATTTAAACAAAAACGGAATTTTTCAACAAAAACGGCGATTCTACCGTTTTCACGTGATATCACGGCGATTCTGGCCGTGCCTACCAAAAAACGATTCTGATCATCCTCTGGCACGGTGGATAGTTGCAAGATCGTAAAATCGTACGATCCTACGAGTAGGATCGCGATTTTGACTACCATGCACCTCACTAATGTAAAAACCTATTTTACAAAGATTTACCACTGAATTTGATTACGCTCTTTCTAAAATTGTTTAGTTTTTATCCATTGTCAATGCTAAGATTTTCtaatttgttttattattttaacttATTTATTCTCTTTTATATGTTTGACAAATTTGATTTTCATGTTGGAAATACAGTGAAGGTCCTTTTACTCTATTTCCATATAAAACTTCAAATTTTGCCACATTGTCCCGAACTAATTGTTTATACTAACTTCCATTATTTTCCACTGATATAATGTATAACGCCAAATCAGTTGCTGATATTTTTTTTGTTCAAATGGATAGGttgaaataaaaaagaaaaagcCAAAAAAATCTCTATATGCAAAAACCACTGACACTGGAATCGATCCTAAAGTGGTTGCAAAGAGACTAAACATTGACTGGGATGTGGCTGCTGAAATTGAAGATGTGGATACAGACGATGAAACAGAAGTGCCTTCGGTGTTGGTCAGTTCCTTACATGCCTTGTACATTATTTGTGATTTAATTTTGGTTAGTTAGCCACCATTACTATTGTCATGTAGACCATGGTACTGCAGTTTTACATTAGTGTGGAATCTCTGGATTCATTTTAGTGGGTTCCTGTACCTTTTTAATATAAACATGGGCGATAATATTAGGCTAATAGCTTTCACCCATTATAAATATTCGGGTCAGCTATTCTTTATTAAAAATGTACTGGGTATAAATATTGAGCAGTGTAAAGTCCTTTTCTATGTGCCTTTTTCAAGTTTGTTTCCTTTTTTGGGTCCATTACTGTGTCTATCATTGTGTCAATGTTGTCTTTCCTCTTTCCTTTCCTTCTATTGGCCTTCCACGCCGCAAAAATGTCCCGTCTTTAGGCAGGTTTCACTCCCAGTTTTATTTTTGAGCTGTCTGCATCTTCCATCACCCAGGCTCACTGGGCCTAGGTATGGTGTGTGTTGGAAAGTCCATGTTATATGCAACTATTTCCTTCCAGGGGTTGCTCATTGCACTCTTAATAGTGCTCTCAAACCCTATGTGGATTTTCTAAAAATGTTCTTTTCGCACTGTCTGGATTTCAAAATCTGGACGCTATCACATATTACAAGAGAGTTCAAGCTCATCCAAAACGCCCAGAATGCATAAAAAATCGTATCAGGGTTTTAAAATCTGGATGCATCATATATTAGAGAGCTCAAGTTATCCGAAATGCCTAGAATGCACAAAAAACACCCTGTTCGGATTTCAAAATCCATACATGTTCGAAATGCCCTGCTTCTTTTTCTTCTAAACTTTTAATATTTTAAATGCAATTTTGTCCGGATTTTGAAATCCTGACACACCACATATGACGAAAATGATATACTATTGTCATTTGATTTTGTTTCCAATCTCCTAACAGTACGAAAGGGTATTTTCTAGTTTCCATAGAGTTTGAGAGAACTAGGGTGCAATGAGCATTGTCCTTCCCTTCTATAACAGAATGTATAGATAAAACATTTATAGTTTGACTTTATGATATACACATTTGCTAGTCTAGTTTCTGAGTTCTTAAAAAATTATTGGTGCAAAATACGGAATTTTTTTTATCATTCTTTTGATAAATTTTCTTTTCCTTACCTTTTGTTATTAGTTTTTCTGGGTCACCCTTTAAGCTTTTTATTAAGGAAGTTGTTTATTTTGCAGGGCTATGGAGCACTATACTTGGTTTCAGCTTTCCCTATTATTATAGGTGTTTCAGTAGTTTTGATTTTGTTTTACAATTCCCTCCAGTAGGAACTGGCATTGCACTCAAATTCAGTGTATAATATTACTATATTGAAATGAGTTAGTATATCACAATATGTTCACATAACATTCTCCAGGGTTTTTTCTGTGTTGAATTAGAAATTGTTAGTAGTTGGTAATTATTTTTAACTCATGACTTCCAAAACCTAGCTGCCCCCAAAAAATATGGTAAAACAATGTGGTTGGTAATTAATTTTAACTCATGACTTCATAAACCAAGCTGCCCCAAAAACATATGGTAAAAACAATGTGGCTGCTGGGATTCGAGCCCAGGTCTCCACGGCCACAACGTGGAATTCTTACCACTAAACTACAGCCACTTTTGTTGTCAGTCAGCCTGTTTGAGTTATTTTGAATAAACTTCTTAGCAGAATCTTATGAAAAAGGGATTATTATAAGAAATTTTTACATAATAATTCTTCTATGCAGGAACTAGAACTATGTGGATATCAAATGAGTTTAGGTTTTAGTGCGATGAAGTAAACCTCCGGTACGGCGGAGCATGGGTGGATCTACAAGTTAGCATTCTAACACGTGAATTTGTATACTGTCTTATAGTATCGTATATGCAGTCGAATCATACTATTGGATACCCGTGAATTTGTATACTATTGGATGTGTGATTTGACACCTCACTCACCGTCCAATCATATTTAATGGTGGAGACTTCTATGAATCATCAATGTCTTGGCGGATATGTTTTTGAACTGGACTTCACCCTGATTGGACTTTATTTCTCATGGGCATGTCGTCGGCCCAAAATAATAATCTCTTAAAAATTAGTTTTCATATATAAATTATTTCAAAAAACATCTCCATTGAATTCATC includes:
- the LOC127074879 gene encoding ycf3-interacting protein 1, chloroplastic isoform X2, which encodes MALSSSSSQPLPLTLPSISSSQSHSLPTFRCYHNSHSFLSNGAQFTKLSITHRRTSTILSSVVASVGNEDSDLRVSSTQQLNDDDDDVEEDDDDDEEEEPTPQDLEYIAQIKRVLELLKKNRDMLFGEVKLTIMIEDPRDVERKRLLGIEDLDGPTRDDLVTALEEVNEGKIPKDKVVLQMLAEEMNAWPNLEVEIKKKKPKKSLYAKTTDTGIDPKVVAKRLNIDWDVAAEIEDVDTDDETEVPSVLGYGALYLVSAFPIIIGTRTMWISNEFRF
- the LOC127074879 gene encoding ycf3-interacting protein 1, chloroplastic isoform X1, with protein sequence MALSSSSSQPLPLTLPSISSSQSHSLPTFRCYHNSHSFLSNGAQFTKLSITHRRTSTILSSVVASVGNEDSDLRVSSTQQLNDDDDDVEEDDDDDEEEEPTPQDLEYIAQIKRVLELLKKNRDMLFGEVKLTIMIEDPRDVERKRLLGIEDLDGPTRDDLVTALEEVNEGKIPKDKVVLQMLAEEMNAWPNLEVEIKKKKPKKSLYAKTTDTGIDPKVVAKRLNIDWDVAAEIEDVDTDDETEVPSVLGYGALYLVSAFPIIIGVSVVLILFYNSLQ